In Gigantopelta aegis isolate Gae_Host chromosome 14, Gae_host_genome, whole genome shotgun sequence, the following proteins share a genomic window:
- the LOC121388952 gene encoding uncharacterized protein LOC121388952 has translation MFMSSVISNHHRICSENFGLPLNALNGSDQNLENGPTTSDDESFSPSLFSPISFSNHGRSLFSSPTYPRQKTNSISPINSPTPERQVGGRTYGVMTLADTYHVTNSEEFGLMNNHFFDEHLRPEKYQQDTLPTYEHALQTSEVFGQTTGHVVWDDDRIPTPRASTDTSFPQGSGSIRIISHASSTLEMSSDLRRGQLEEKQPIRKKRMRHVICGITAVVTVVAVPTLILFLTSLRTDDKQTNVNTALNTTTSVPRASVTGKPSSRSRRYIFWPRWSGKRTKLDQELEVSVLKD, from the exons ATGTTTATGTCATCCGTGATCTCCAATCACCACCGAATCTGCAGTGAGAATTTCGGGCTACCTTTGAACGCACTTAACGGCTCCGACCAGAACTTGGAAAACGGCCCGACTACTTCTGACGACGAATCCTTCTCACCTTCTCTGTTCAGCCCGATTAGCTTCTCGAACCACGGCCGATCCTTATTTTCCTCGCCCACATACCCGAGACAGAAAACTAACTCCATCTCGCCCATCAACAGCCCGACCCCGGAGCGCCAGGTAGGAGGCAGAACGTACGGAGTGATGACCCTGGCTGATACGTATCACGTGACCAACTCGGAAGAATTCGGACTGATGAATAACCATTTCTTCGATGAGCACCTCCGTCCAGAGAAATATCAGCAGGATACGCTTCCGACCTACGAACACGCGTTGCAGACGTCGGAGGTTTTCGGCCAGACGACAGGTCACGTGGTTTGGGATGACGACCGAATCCCCACCCCAAGGGCCAGCACGGACACGTCGTTTCCTCAAGGATCAGGTAGCATCCGAATTATTAGTCACGCTTCATCCACTTTAGAAATGTCG tCGGACCTTCGCCGTGGTCAGCTGGAAGAAAAGCAACCAATAAGGAAAAAACGAATGCGTCATGTGATCTGTGGCATTACTGCTGTTGTGACGGTAGTTGCCGTTCCAACCTTGATACTTTTTCTGACATCTCTAAGAACTGACGACAAACAGACAAACGTAAACACCGCACTGAACACGACGACGTCCGTGCCGCGAGCATCAGTGACAGGCAAACCCAGCAGCCGCAGCAGACGATACATATTTTGGCCAAGATGGAGTGGGAAGCGAACCAAACTCGATCAAGAATTAGAGGTGTCGGTGTTAAAGGACTGA